The Cellulomonas sp. P24 genome contains a region encoding:
- a CDS encoding magnesium transporter CorA family protein, whose translation MTSDDGIVRSRLWRDGNLAEEDFPFERTSDYLNQDGCLVWVDLCAPDPAHLSELAEELGLDPLAVEDALARQERVKSIRYATHTFLTVYATSLADGTAAPTLREAGLKVARISVFILPRGIVTVRQGRDFDIDEVVRRWDDNGDMLRYGVGALVHGLLDVVVDGHFEAVEILDDEMEGLEDRLFDEHASTNELQRQTYRIRRDLVDLRRVVLPMREVVNAVLRHRKDIDAPAELDAWYDDLYDHVLRASEWTESLRDMITTIFETSLSLQDARLNTVMKKLTAWAAIIAVPTAVTGYFGQNVPYPGFAQHSGFVLSVAVIVVLALGLYVSFKRRDWL comes from the coding sequence ATGACCAGTGACGACGGGATCGTGCGGAGCCGCCTGTGGCGCGACGGGAACCTGGCGGAGGAGGACTTCCCGTTCGAGCGGACCTCGGACTACCTGAACCAGGACGGCTGCCTCGTCTGGGTCGACCTGTGCGCCCCGGACCCGGCGCACCTGAGCGAGCTGGCCGAGGAGCTCGGCCTCGACCCGCTCGCGGTCGAGGACGCTCTCGCCCGCCAGGAGCGGGTCAAGTCGATCAGGTACGCGACCCACACGTTCCTCACCGTCTACGCGACCTCGCTCGCCGACGGGACGGCCGCGCCGACCCTGCGTGAGGCCGGTCTGAAGGTCGCCCGGATCTCCGTGTTCATCCTGCCCCGGGGCATCGTGACCGTCCGCCAGGGCCGCGACTTCGACATCGACGAGGTGGTGCGCCGCTGGGACGACAACGGGGACATGCTCAGGTACGGGGTCGGTGCCCTCGTGCACGGGCTGCTCGACGTCGTCGTCGACGGCCACTTCGAGGCCGTGGAGATCCTCGACGACGAGATGGAAGGTCTCGAGGACCGGCTCTTCGACGAGCACGCGTCGACGAACGAGCTGCAGCGCCAGACGTACCGGATCCGCCGCGACCTGGTCGACCTGCGCCGGGTGGTCCTCCCGATGCGCGAGGTCGTGAACGCGGTGCTCCGTCACCGCAAGGACATCGACGCCCCCGCTGAGCTCGACGCCTGGTACGACGACCTCTACGACCACGTCCTGCGCGCGTCGGAGTGGACGGAGTCGTTGCGCGACATGATCACGACGATCTTCGAGACGAGCCTCTCCCTGCAGGACGCCCGGCTGAACACCGTGATGAAGAAGCTCACGGCGTGGGCCGCGATCATCGCGGTGCCGACCGCGGTGACCGGGTACTTCGGTCAGAACGTGCCGTACCCGGGTTTCGCGCAGCACTCGGGGTTCGTGCTGAGTGTCGCGGTGATCGTCGTGCTGGCTCTCGGGCTCTACGTGTCCTTCAAGCGCCGCGACTGGCTCTAG
- a CDS encoding MFS transporter, with translation MASTTDGTPGATDADPEAAWLDLPEVAVARRRTLRVLLVAQVLGSLGIGAAPSIGVLLAEEITRSEAWAGIARASVTIGAALLALPLGVLAAREGRRRSLTLAWGSAAVGAALLVVAASTSSVAVMVVGMMALGAGSAAGLQSRFAATDLAVPAHRARSLSLVVWVGTLGAVLGPNLGIPGKVVESWLGLPRCPAPSSSVPCCSRRRR, from the coding sequence GTGGCATCGACGACGGACGGCACGCCAGGTGCCACGGACGCGGATCCGGAGGCCGCCTGGCTGGACCTCCCCGAGGTCGCGGTCGCGCGCCGCCGGACGCTCCGGGTGCTGCTGGTCGCGCAGGTGCTCGGCTCCCTCGGCATCGGTGCGGCGCCGTCGATCGGCGTCCTGCTCGCCGAGGAGATCACCCGGTCCGAGGCCTGGGCCGGGATCGCACGAGCCTCGGTCACGATCGGCGCCGCACTCCTCGCCCTGCCGCTCGGCGTGCTCGCGGCGCGAGAGGGGCGTCGCCGGTCCCTCACCCTGGCGTGGGGATCCGCAGCGGTCGGCGCGGCCCTGCTCGTGGTCGCGGCCTCCACGTCGTCCGTGGCGGTGATGGTCGTCGGGATGATGGCGCTCGGGGCCGGGTCCGCTGCGGGGCTCCAGTCACGCTTCGCGGCGACGGACCTCGCGGTCCCTGCGCACCGCGCGCGCAGCCTGTCCCTCGTGGTGTGGGTCGGCACCCTGGGAGCCGTCCTCGGCCCGAACCTCGGGATCCCGGGCAAGGTCGTCGAGTCGTGGCTGGGGCTCCCCCGCTGTCCGGCGCCTTCGTCATCGGTGCCGTGCTGCTCACGGCGACGGCGGTGA